From the genome of Geminocystis herdmanii PCC 6308, one region includes:
- a CDS encoding DUF1176 domain-containing protein: MLKFSFKNLNILVSGLILFFITACQKEIKESDNLSTISSEEKQAIIKQVYSQEKEINLCNQQRDKELSQDSANIFILNDRTYLIEIICFLGAYQSNYQYLLFDRTSEEITVINFDTFDNSTDNLKLTNTNTINGMTDFDVTEQSLMVISKSRGMGDCGSYAQYEWNLDRFKLIEYRYKKDCDEVYLPPENYPLIYP, encoded by the coding sequence TTGTTGAAATTCTCTTTTAAAAATCTCAATATTTTAGTTAGTGGATTAATATTATTCTTTATTACTGCTTGTCAAAAAGAAATCAAAGAATCTGACAATTTATCCACTATTTCCTCAGAAGAAAAACAAGCAATTATTAAACAAGTTTACAGTCAAGAAAAAGAAATAAATCTTTGCAATCAGCAAAGGGATAAAGAATTATCTCAAGATTCAGCTAATATATTTATTCTCAACGATCGAACCTATTTAATTGAAATAATTTGTTTTTTAGGGGCTTATCAAAGTAATTATCAATACCTTTTGTTCGATCGAACTTCCGAAGAAATAACAGTAATTAATTTTGATACTTTTGATAATAGTACCGATAATTTAAAGTTAACAAATACTAACACCATAAACGGCATGACAGATTTTGATGTGACAGAGCAAAGTTTAATGGTTATCAGCAAATCAAGGGGCATGGGAGATTGTGGCAGTTATGCTCAATACGAATGGAATCTCGATCGATTTAAATTGATCGAATATCGATATAAAAAAGACTGTGATGAGGTATATTTACCCCCTGAAAATTATCCCCTTATTTATCCATAA
- a CDS encoding (Fe-S)-binding protein yields the protein MNSPTTSELNLPEENIKGFDFKNPPAQSLVDQCVHCGFCLSTCPSYRVIGKEMDSPRGRIYLMDAINKGEASLDDTTAQHFDSCLGCLACVSTCPSGVQYDQLISAVRPQVERNQPRNLWEKFLRTIIFNIFPYPERLTIFLPLLWFYQVSGLQTLVKKTGILKYFPRIASMESILPRINLKSLNKKYPYTISAKGEKRYRVGVVLGCVQRLFFDSVNEATVRVLTANGCEVVIPKTQGCCGALPAHQGQENQAQSIVRQMIDSFADTDVDYIIINAAGCGHTLKEYHHILADDPQYLSKAEDFVSKVRDIQEFLAEIGLNTDLSPISDDKIKVVYQDACHLLHGQKISLQPRQLLQKIPNLELKEPLDNALCCGSAGVYNLLQPDVANELGEQKVRNLLNTGAEIIASPNPGCSLQIAKHLQLQGKEIQVIHPIELLDYAIRGVKLSHDN from the coding sequence ATGAATAGCCCGACAACATCAGAATTAAACTTACCCGAAGAAAATATTAAAGGCTTTGATTTCAAAAATCCCCCTGCCCAATCTTTAGTTGATCAATGTGTACATTGTGGCTTCTGTTTATCCACTTGCCCAAGTTATCGAGTCATCGGCAAAGAAATGGACTCTCCTAGGGGGAGAATTTATTTGATGGATGCCATTAACAAAGGAGAAGCCAGTTTAGATGATACCACCGCTCAACATTTTGACAGTTGTTTGGGTTGTTTAGCCTGTGTCAGTACTTGCCCTTCGGGTGTACAATATGATCAATTAATCTCCGCCGTGCGCCCTCAAGTCGAAAGAAATCAGCCTCGCAACCTTTGGGAAAAATTCCTCCGCACTATTATTTTTAACATCTTTCCCTATCCAGAAAGATTAACTATATTTTTGCCTTTGCTGTGGTTTTATCAAGTGTCTGGATTACAAACCCTCGTGAAAAAAACGGGAATCCTTAAATATTTCCCCCGCATTGCCTCCATGGAGTCAATTTTGCCTCGTATTAATCTTAAATCCCTTAACAAAAAATATCCTTATACTATTTCGGCGAAGGGAGAAAAAAGGTATCGAGTTGGGGTGGTGTTGGGATGTGTGCAAAGATTATTTTTCGATTCAGTAAATGAAGCTACAGTAAGGGTTTTAACTGCCAATGGTTGTGAAGTGGTGATTCCGAAAACTCAGGGATGTTGTGGGGCGTTACCTGCGCATCAAGGGCAAGAAAATCAGGCTCAAAGTATTGTACGTCAAATGATTGACAGTTTTGCTGATACCGATGTGGACTATATTATCATCAATGCAGCAGGTTGTGGACATACCCTTAAAGAATATCATCATATTTTAGCGGATGATCCACAATATTTAAGTAAAGCGGAAGATTTTGTGAGTAAAGTCAGGGATATTCAAGAATTTTTAGCAGAAATAGGCTTAAACACAGATTTATCCCCCATTTCTGACGATAAAATTAAGGTAGTTTATCAGGATGCTTGTCACCTTTTACATGGGCAAAAAATTAGTTTACAACCTCGCCAACTATTACAAAAGATACCTAATTTAGAGTTAAAAGAGCCTTTAGATAATGCTTTATGTTGTGGCAGTGCAGGAGTTTATAATTTGTTACAGCCTGATGTTGCTAATGAATTAGGGGAGCAAAAAGTGCGTAATTTATTAAATACGGGGGCGGAAATTATTGCTTCTCCTAACCCCGGATGCTCGTTGCAAATTGCTAAACATTTACAATTACAAGGGAAGGAAATTCAAGTTATTCATCCGATCGAACTTTTAGATTATGCTATTAGGGGGGTAAAATTGAGTCATGATAATTAA